ATAGACAGCTTCCTAATGATATGAAGGTAACAACCAGTAAAATGTTGCATAACCCGATGCGAGCTTGGGAGTTTAGATCATATCACCAAGATCAGGATGCAGTAACATATTTTGGTTGGATTAAACAGGATAAAATTGTATATATTAATCCCTATACAGGAAAGGTTCTTGGAGTATTAAATCATAAATACGAATTTTTTCAGTTGGTAAAGATGTTTCATTGGAGTTATCTTCTTCGAACGGAATATGGACAGCCAATTGTAGGAGGGGTTACAGCACTTTTCTTTCTTTGTTTGATTACGGGATTATGGCTTTGGTGGCCTAAGAATGGGGTAAAGAGGAGTAGTTTTAAGTTTCGTTATAGAAAGAGTTTTAAGGTTTTGAATAGAGATATTCATTTCACTTTAGGAGCCCTTACTTTTCCATTGGCTTTGATCTTAAGTATTACTGGGATGGTGTGGTCTTATCGCTGGGTGATGGGGCTTGTCTATTTAATATTTAACCTTGGGGTTCATGATTATGATGCATCTCAAGTACAATCAACTCCTATGGCTACTACGACTACTACTTATGAAAAGATCTATCGAAAGACCCAAACTCTTTATCCTTCATTATATTATATCTCTTTATCAAGACCTAAAACAAAGAAGTCTCCAGTGCAAGTTTTTGTGAAGACTTCTCCTTCTGTCTATTATAATAGTGCAAGCTTGTCGTTTGATCAATTTAGTGGTAAGCTCCTTCGAGAGCAGTCGTATGATAATGCTAGTAGTGGTGAAAAAGCGATACGGATGAACTATGATATTCATGTGGGAGCCATCGGTGGAATCTTGGGTAAAATCTTGATGTTTCTAGTATCCCTTATTCTTTCCTCATTACCCCTTACGGGTTATTATCTATGGTCATTAAAGAGGAGAAAATAAGGTGTAAATAAGAGTATATCTGATTTTTTAAGCTACTCGAAATATAGAATTCTCTAATACCATCCAATTATCGAAACGTTAATTATGGAATGGTTTATATTGATATATCGAATATGATAGGTTGAAACTAGTTGTTTTTGAACAACTAGTTTCAATACTACCTAACAAAGTATTGCAAGAATAATTCCAACAGCGAAAATAAAACTGGCAAAGCCATTGGTGGTACCAAAAGCAATGTTTACTCTAGATAGGTCATTGTGTTTTACAATGCTGTGTTGGTATATAATTAGCGATGTGAAGATAAGCGCTGCAATGGCGTAAATGAATTGGTTGTAAGGCCATATATAACCAATGACCATTAAGATACCAATGACAAATAGATGGGATAGCTTTGAAACGCGCAATGCGTTTTTTACTCCTAACAAAGATGGAATTGAGTAGAGTTGGTATTTCGAATCAAAACCAGCATCTTGACATGAGTATATAATATCAAATCCTCCTACCCAAAAGAACACCAAAACCCCGAATAGTACAGGAATGATGTTAAAATGCGCTGTAACAGCCAAATAGGCACCAATAGGAGCAAGGGCGAGTCCCGTACTCAATACATAATGACAAAGGCTAGAAAATCTTTTCATATAGCTGTATACAAGCACTGTTGCAATTGCAATAGGAGAGAGGTAGAAGCACAGGTTGTTTAAAAAATAGGTCGTTGTTATAAATGCGATCACATTGATCCATATAAAAATACGAGCTTGGGTAACGGAGATCTCTCCTTGGGGTATCTCCCTATTTTTAGTTCTAGGATTTTCTGCATCATATTTTCGATCTACCAACCTATTGAATCCCATTGCTGAATTTCTTGCAAAAATCATACAAAGAATAATTAGAAGGAGGGTAGAGAGTTCAAA
The Prolixibacteraceae bacterium DNA segment above includes these coding regions:
- a CDS encoding PepSY domain-containing protein, with product MKKKLFLIHQYVGLIVGGLMFLTAISGALYVFHDELFQVFHHDVMYVQKSGSTTLPVDHLIGIANRQLPNDMKVTTSKMLHNPMRAWEFRSYHQDQDAVTYFGWIKQDKIVYINPYTGKVLGVLNHKYEFFQLVKMFHWSYLLRTEYGQPIVGGVTALFFLCLITGLWLWWPKNGVKRSSFKFRYRKSFKVLNRDIHFTLGALTFPLALILSITGMVWSYRWVMGLVYLIFNLGVHDYDASQVQSTPMATTTTTYEKIYRKTQTLYPSLYYISLSRPKTKKSPVQVFVKTSPSVYYNSASLSFDQFSGKLLREQSYDNASSGEKAIRMNYDIHVGAIGGILGKILMFLVSLILSSLPLTGYYLWSLKRRK
- the ubiA gene encoding putative 4-hydroxybenzoate polyprenyltransferase codes for the protein MLHKIEKYFRLVKFSHTIFAMPFAFIGFTLGYKQLGTFELSTLLLIILCMIFARNSAMGFNRLVDRKYDAENPRTKNREIPQGEISVTQARIFIWINVIAFITTTYFLNNLCFYLSPIAIATVLVYSYMKRFSSLCHYVLSTGLALAPIGAYLAVTAHFNIIPVLFGVLVFFWVGGFDIIYSCQDAGFDSKYQLYSIPSLLGVKNALRVSKLSHLFVIGILMVIGYIWPYNQFIYAIAALIFTSLIIYQHSIVKHNDLSRVNIAFGTTNGFASFIFAVGIILAILC